The following are from one region of the Novosphingobium aureum genome:
- a CDS encoding ROK family protein codes for MHRLAGVELGGTKTVVVLGRPGRIDERITLETTSPDETLGGALEVIQRWQERSPIDALGIASFGPIRVARAAPDHGRMLDTPKPGWAGAAVFDLFAAGLSCPIALDTDVNAAALAEYRLGAARGCSSLVYITIGTGLGGGVLVEGHPAHGLMHPEIGHLRLRRAPGDGFGGACRFHGDCIEGLVSGPALAARLGCHPGEVAADDPRWEPVAQDLAQLFAHLLLTLSPQRIVVGGGVSARQPHLLAMARERVPEMLAGYLPDCTDEALARIIVPPVLGEDAGPMGALEVASRAL; via the coding sequence AGACGAGCGGATCACGCTGGAAACGACGTCGCCCGATGAAACGCTCGGCGGTGCGCTCGAAGTCATCCAGCGCTGGCAGGAACGCTCGCCGATCGATGCGCTGGGGATCGCGAGCTTCGGCCCGATCCGCGTTGCGCGCGCCGCACCAGATCACGGCAGGATGCTCGATACGCCCAAGCCCGGGTGGGCAGGGGCAGCGGTATTCGATCTGTTCGCCGCTGGCCTGTCATGTCCCATCGCACTCGATACTGACGTCAACGCTGCCGCGCTTGCCGAGTATCGGCTCGGTGCAGCGCGCGGCTGTAGTTCGCTGGTCTACATCACCATCGGTACCGGGCTGGGCGGCGGCGTGCTCGTCGAGGGGCATCCGGCCCACGGACTGATGCATCCAGAGATCGGTCATTTGCGCCTGCGCCGCGCGCCGGGTGACGGCTTCGGTGGGGCCTGCCGCTTTCATGGCGACTGTATCGAGGGTCTGGTGAGCGGGCCCGCGCTCGCGGCAAGGCTGGGTTGCCATCCGGGCGAAGTGGCGGCTGACGATCCGCGCTGGGAGCCGGTCGCGCAAGATCTGGCGCAGCTGTTCGCGCACCTCCTGCTGACGCTTTCGCCGCAGCGGATCGTCGTCGGGGGAGGGGTGAGCGCTCGCCAGCCGCATCTCCTGGCGATGGCGCGAGAGCGGGTTCCCGAAATGCTCGCTGGTTACCTGCCCGACTGCACGGACGAGGCGCTGGCGCGGATCATCGTCCCGCCTGTGCTGGGTGAGGATGCCGGACCGATGGGGGCGCTGGAGGTCGCGTCCCGGGCGCTGTAG
- the accD gene encoding acetyl-CoA carboxylase, carboxyltransferase subunit beta — protein sequence MSWLSKVRNSVFSLKKRDTPDNLWIKCPSCSEMLFAQEFEANLSVCPRCDYHGRLTAPSRFEALLDEGFSVLATPEVVENPLNFRDTKKYTDRLKAARAANPFPDALTNALGKIDGHKAVLGVQDFKFMGGSMGMAVGAAFVAGVERAIAEKCAYVICTAAGGARMQEGILSLMQMPKTTVATRRLAAAGLPYIVVLTDPTTGGVTASYAMLGDVQIAEPGALVGFAGQRVIQDTIREKLPDGFQRAEYLYDHGMVDMVVHRKDLKATLATLLGYLERKEAQ from the coding sequence ATGAGTTGGCTGAGCAAGGTCCGCAATTCGGTTTTTAGCCTGAAGAAGCGTGACACCCCCGACAACCTCTGGATCAAGTGCCCGAGCTGCAGCGAGATGCTGTTCGCCCAGGAGTTCGAGGCCAACCTCTCGGTGTGCCCGCGTTGCGACTATCATGGCCGCCTGACCGCGCCGAGCCGCTTCGAGGCGCTCCTCGATGAAGGGTTTTCGGTGCTCGCGACCCCCGAGGTCGTGGAAAACCCGCTGAACTTTCGCGACACGAAGAAGTATACGGATCGCCTCAAGGCTGCCCGCGCCGCCAACCCCTTCCCCGACGCGCTGACCAATGCGCTGGGCAAGATCGACGGCCACAAGGCAGTGCTCGGCGTCCAGGACTTCAAGTTCATGGGCGGCTCGATGGGCATGGCGGTCGGCGCGGCCTTCGTCGCCGGTGTCGAGCGCGCCATCGCCGAAAAGTGCGCCTACGTCATCTGCACCGCGGCTGGCGGCGCGCGCATGCAGGAGGGTATCCTCTCGCTCATGCAGATGCCCAAGACCACGGTTGCCACGCGCCGCCTCGCCGCGGCCGGACTGCCCTACATCGTCGTCCTGACCGATCCCACCACCGGCGGCGTGACCGCGAGCTATGCCATGCTCGGCGACGTCCAGATCGCCGAACCGGGTGCTCTCGTCGGCTTTGCCGGCCAGCGCGTGATCCAGGACACCATCCGCGAAAAACTTCCCGACGGCTTCCAGCGCGCGGAATACCTGTACGACCATGGCATGGTCGACATGGTCGTTCACCGCAAGGACCTCAAGGCCACGCTGGCCACGCTGCTCGGATACCTTGAACGAAAGGAAGCCCAGTGA
- a CDS encoding toxic anion resistance protein, with protein MAVATDLAEAEELKLTPPDPVPTVQPEKAAGLVPVDEEKKSKLQVRVDEFVTDLVGQDSNSPEFGRRVDQITNMGRKEIAEVSGHSNRFLDRPIRAMDKDSGVGADLAELRRTVEDLDPSTKGDLLSKRKLFGIIPFGSKLRNYFEGYQSAQGHISAILTRLQNGKDELLMDNAAIDVERQNLWASLGKLEQMIWMSKALDSALEEKAADLDHTDPAKAKAVRESALFYVRQRTQDLLTQMAVSVQGYLALDLVKKNNVELIKGVDRASTTTVGALRTAVTVAQAMANQRLVLDQITALNTTTANIIEGTGQMMKDNSARIHEQASSATIPLETLSRAFQNIYDTMDSIDTFKLKALDSMKQTVDSLEGEIDKSKAYIARAQGQSEGLAQGDSAAAKDLLTSLGSE; from the coding sequence ATGGCTGTTGCGACCGACCTGGCCGAGGCGGAAGAGTTGAAGCTCACTCCGCCCGATCCCGTGCCGACCGTTCAGCCTGAAAAGGCTGCCGGACTAGTTCCGGTCGACGAGGAGAAGAAGTCCAAGCTGCAGGTTCGCGTCGACGAATTCGTCACCGATCTTGTCGGTCAGGACTCCAATTCTCCCGAATTCGGTCGCCGGGTCGACCAGATTACCAACATGGGGCGCAAGGAGATCGCCGAGGTCTCGGGACACTCCAACCGCTTCCTTGATCGCCCGATCCGCGCGATGGACAAGGATAGCGGTGTCGGCGCCGACCTTGCCGAGCTGCGCCGCACCGTCGAGGACCTCGATCCCTCGACCAAGGGTGACCTGCTCTCGAAGCGCAAACTCTTTGGAATCATTCCCTTCGGCTCGAAACTTCGCAATTACTTCGAAGGCTACCAGAGCGCGCAGGGCCACATTTCGGCGATCCTCACCCGTTTGCAGAACGGCAAGGACGAGCTGCTGATGGACAATGCCGCGATCGACGTCGAGCGGCAGAACCTGTGGGCCTCGCTCGGCAAGCTCGAGCAGATGATCTGGATGTCCAAGGCGCTCGACAGCGCGCTGGAAGAAAAGGCGGCCGATCTCGACCACACCGATCCGGCCAAGGCCAAGGCGGTGCGCGAGAGCGCGCTGTTTTACGTGCGCCAGCGTACGCAGGACCTGCTCACGCAGATGGCGGTCTCGGTGCAGGGCTACCTCGCGCTCGATCTCGTCAAGAAGAACAACGTCGAGCTGATCAAGGGTGTCGACCGCGCCTCGACCACGACCGTGGGCGCGCTGCGCACTGCGGTAACGGTCGCGCAGGCCATGGCCAACCAGCGCCTCGTGCTCGACCAGATCACCGCGCTCAACACCACGACCGCCAACATCATCGAGGGCACCGGCCAGATGATGAAGGACAACTCGGCGCGCATCCATGAGCAGGCCTCGAGCGCGACGATCCCGCTCGAGACGCTCAGCCGCGCCTTCCAGAATATCTACGACACGATGGATTCGATCGACACCTTCAAGCTCAAGGCGCTCGACTCGATGAAGCAGACGGTCGACTCGCTCGAGGGCGAGATCGACAAGTCGAAGGCCTATATCGCCCGCGCGCAGGGGCAGAGCGAGGGGCTTGCGCAGGGCGACAGCGCTGCCGCCAAGGACCTGCTCACCTCGCTCGGCAGCGAATGA
- the accC gene encoding acetyl-CoA carboxylase biotin carboxylase subunit: protein MGISRLLIANRGEIALRIHRAAHEMGIETVAVHSTADADAMHVRLADHAVCIGPPSAKDSYLNVAAIIAAAEITDADAIHPGYGFLSENARFAEIVESHGIKWVGPKPEHIRTMGDKVAAKRTAGELGLPLVPGSDGAIEDFEEASVLAEQIGYPVIIKAASGGGGRGMKVVNTAEELQSQMGQARSEAAAAFGDATVYMEKYLGNPRHIEFQVFGDGEGNAVHLGERDCSLQRRHQKVLEEAPSPVITPEERDRMGGIVSKAMADMGYRGAGTIEFLWENGEFYFIEMNTRLQVEHPVTEAITGVDLVREQIRIADGKPLSFKQEEIEFKGHAIECRINAEDPWNFTPSPGAVTSYHAAGGMNVRVDSGLYAGYRIPPYYDSMIGKLIVSGRTRAGAIMRLKRALGEMVIDGVKTSIPLHQALVEDAEFNEGAYTIKWLEEWLAKRAAAGTTD, encoded by the coding sequence ATGGGTATTTCCCGCCTTCTGATTGCCAACCGCGGCGAGATCGCGCTGCGCATCCACCGTGCCGCGCACGAGATGGGCATCGAGACCGTCGCGGTCCACTCGACCGCCGATGCCGATGCGATGCACGTGCGCCTCGCCGACCATGCGGTCTGCATCGGCCCGCCTTCGGCCAAGGACAGCTACCTCAACGTAGCCGCGATCATCGCTGCCGCCGAGATCACCGACGCCGACGCGATCCACCCGGGCTATGGCTTCCTCTCCGAAAACGCGCGCTTCGCCGAGATCGTCGAGAGCCACGGCATCAAGTGGGTCGGCCCCAAGCCCGAGCACATCCGCACGATGGGCGACAAGGTCGCGGCCAAGCGTACCGCGGGTGAACTGGGCCTGCCGCTGGTTCCAGGGTCGGACGGCGCGATCGAGGACTTCGAGGAAGCCAGCGTGCTGGCCGAACAGATCGGCTATCCCGTGATCATCAAGGCCGCTTCGGGCGGCGGTGGTCGCGGCATGAAGGTGGTCAACACCGCCGAGGAGCTCCAGAGCCAGATGGGCCAGGCCCGTTCGGAGGCAGCCGCTGCCTTCGGCGATGCCACCGTCTACATGGAAAAGTACCTCGGCAACCCGCGCCATATCGAGTTCCAGGTCTTCGGCGATGGTGAAGGCAATGCCGTTCATCTTGGCGAGCGCGACTGCTCGCTCCAGCGCCGCCACCAGAAGGTCCTCGAGGAAGCCCCCTCGCCCGTCATCACGCCCGAAGAGCGCGACCGCATGGGCGGCATCGTCTCGAAGGCGATGGCCGACATGGGCTATCGCGGCGCCGGCACCATCGAGTTCCTCTGGGAAAACGGCGAGTTCTACTTCATCGAGATGAACACCCGTCTCCAGGTGGAGCACCCGGTCACCGAGGCCATCACCGGCGTCGACCTCGTGCGCGAACAGATTCGCATTGCCGACGGCAAGCCGCTCTCGTTCAAGCAGGAAGAGATCGAGTTCAAGGGTCACGCCATCGAGTGCCGCATCAACGCGGAAGATCCCTGGAACTTCACCCCCTCGCCGGGCGCGGTCACCAGCTACCACGCGGCTGGCGGCATGAACGTGCGCGTCGATAGCGGGCTCTATGCCGGCTACCGCATTCCGCCCTACTACGATTCGATGATCGGCAAGCTGATCGTCTCGGGCCGTACCCGCGCAGGCGCGATCATGCGCCTCAAGCGCGCGCTGGGCGAAATGGTGATCGACGGCGTCAAGACCTCGATCCCGCTGCACCAGGCGCTGGTCGAGGATGCCGAGTTCAACGAAGGCGCCTACACCATCAAGTGGCTCGAGGAATGGCTGGCCAAGCGCGCAGCAGCCGGCACCACGGACTGA
- a CDS encoding acetyl-CoA carboxylase carboxyltransferase subunit alpha, protein MKSYLDFEKPIAELDARIEELRKTADGSDLDIETEIAKLSDKSQAMLASSYSKLTPWQKTQVARHPLRPHFVDYVKLAFTDFVPLGGDRLYGEDSAIQGGFARLGDRRVMLIGHEKGNDTATRIKHNFGMAKPEGYRKAIRLMEMASRFGLPVVTLVDTAGAFPGIEAEERGQAEAIARSTEACLALGVPMVAAIVGEGGSGGAIAIAAANKVLMLEHSVYSVISPEGASSILWRTPEKAADAATAMKVTAQDLHELNVIDGIVAEPLGGAHRDPEATAAALARAIGRELDALRPLSSAALVRQREDRFLAIGSL, encoded by the coding sequence ATGAAATCCTACCTCGACTTCGAAAAGCCGATAGCAGAACTCGATGCCCGCATCGAGGAACTGCGCAAGACGGCCGACGGCTCGGACCTCGACATCGAGACCGAGATCGCCAAGCTCTCCGACAAGAGCCAGGCGATGCTCGCCTCGAGCTACTCCAAGTTGACGCCTTGGCAGAAGACGCAGGTCGCCCGCCACCCGCTGCGCCCGCACTTCGTCGACTACGTGAAGCTCGCCTTCACCGACTTCGTGCCGCTCGGCGGCGATCGTCTCTATGGCGAGGATTCGGCGATCCAGGGCGGCTTTGCCCGTCTGGGTGACCGACGCGTCATGCTGATCGGCCACGAGAAGGGCAACGACACCGCCACGCGCATCAAGCACAACTTCGGCATGGCCAAGCCCGAGGGCTACCGCAAGGCGATCCGCCTGATGGAAATGGCCTCGCGGTTCGGCCTGCCGGTTGTCACCCTCGTCGACACCGCGGGCGCGTTCCCGGGGATCGAGGCCGAGGAGCGCGGCCAGGCCGAGGCCATCGCCCGCTCGACCGAGGCCTGCCTCGCGCTCGGCGTGCCGATGGTGGCAGCGATCGTGGGCGAAGGCGGTTCGGGCGGGGCAATCGCCATTGCCGCTGCCAACAAGGTGCTCATGCTCGAGCATTCGGTCTATTCGGTGATCTCGCCCGAGGGTGCCTCCTCGATCCTGTGGCGCACCCCCGAGAAGGCTGCCGATGCGGCGACCGCGATGAAGGTCACCGCACAGGACCTGCACGAGCTCAACGTGATCGACGGCATCGTCGCCGAACCGCTCGGCGGCGCGCACCGCGACCCCGAGGCGACCGCAGCAGCCCTCGCTCGCGCGATCGGCCGCGAACTCGACGCGCTGCGCCCGCTCAGCTCTGCCGCGCTCGTGCGCCAACGTGAGGACCGCTTCCTCGCCATCGGCTCGCTCTAA
- the accB gene encoding acetyl-CoA carboxylase biotin carboxyl carrier protein — translation MNIDSALVRELAELLAETGLSEIEVEDGDRKIRVCRQMIQQMTASLPAAAPMAAPAAAPAAAPAPAAEASAPEVPVDAVKSPMVGTAYLAPEPGAANFIAVGKSVNEGDTLLIVEAMKVMNPITAPKSGTVKAILIENQQPIEFDQPLVVIG, via the coding sequence GTGAATATCGATAGCGCCCTTGTCCGCGAGCTCGCAGAGCTGCTGGCGGAAACCGGCCTCTCGGAAATCGAGGTCGAGGACGGTGATCGCAAGATCCGCGTCTGCCGCCAGATGATCCAGCAGATGACCGCGAGCCTGCCCGCCGCCGCACCGATGGCGGCGCCCGCCGCTGCCCCGGCAGCCGCCCCCGCTCCGGCCGCCGAAGCGAGCGCGCCCGAAGTTCCGGTCGATGCCGTGAAGTCGCCGATGGTCGGCACCGCCTACCTCGCCCCCGAGCCGGGTGCGGCCAACTTCATCGCGGTCGGTAAGAGCGTGAACGAAGGCGACACGCTGCTGATCGTCGAGGCAATGAAGGTGATGAACCCGATCACCGCGCCCAAGTCGGGCACGGTCAAGGCCATCCTCATCGAGAACCAGCAGCCGATCGAATTCGATCAGCCGCTCGTCGTGATCGGCTGA